One segment of Haloplanus natans DSM 17983 DNA contains the following:
- a CDS encoding aldehyde ferredoxin oxidoreductase family protein, whose translation MSSPGRRDVIRVDLSAGTVVRERVPDDWRRDFLGGKGLGARYLYDELDAGIDPLGPDNRLAFFVGPLSGYLPAESRYAAVTKSPLTGAFLDSYSGGSFADALAVALPDAFGLLVQGAADEPVRLTVADGEAALRPADDLWGADAAAVDDALDGAVACIGPAGENEVAYATIASDGGDHHAGRGGAGAVMGAKRLKAVVVHGDSPEPTPELAELRQRYDDAYRDDDTGRWQAAGETVESVDFANEVGVLSTRGWQAGTFDDAADIGVEAVREASTGRENESDAVPGGFRVEAADGESESVPRGGALMSLGAGLGVDDFDDVARLGATCDLLGMDAISAGNAVAWAMRAADADAVDFEVADLAFGDADAAEALLTAIAARSTTLGDTLADGVDAARERYGAGTVPTVKSMELPAYDPRGAAGMALAYATSDRGGCHRRARPVEREAFARDEWTTADRVATVVGAQNVRSTLWSLVVDDFAGETMWEDLGAEWLSAVGLDYDRDSLATLGERVWTLVRLFNVREGFARADDSLPELFEDPLPDGPAAGRTVDREAFDAMLDAYYAARGWSPDGRPTAETVDRLGLTAVVDDQTPLGAAAARTDSDSDHTP comes from the coding sequence ATGTCATCGCCCGGACGGCGCGACGTGATTCGGGTCGACCTTTCGGCGGGCACCGTCGTCCGCGAACGCGTCCCCGACGACTGGCGACGTGACTTTCTGGGGGGCAAGGGCCTCGGCGCCCGCTACCTCTACGACGAGCTCGACGCGGGGATCGACCCGCTCGGCCCCGACAACCGCCTCGCCTTCTTCGTCGGGCCGCTCTCGGGCTATCTCCCCGCCGAGTCGCGCTACGCCGCCGTCACCAAATCGCCGCTGACCGGCGCCTTCCTCGATTCCTACAGCGGCGGCTCCTTCGCGGACGCCCTCGCCGTCGCGCTCCCCGACGCGTTCGGCCTGCTCGTCCAGGGGGCGGCCGACGAACCGGTGCGACTCACCGTCGCGGACGGCGAGGCGGCGCTCCGGCCGGCGGACGATCTGTGGGGGGCCGACGCGGCCGCCGTCGACGACGCCCTCGACGGGGCCGTCGCCTGTATCGGCCCCGCCGGCGAGAACGAGGTGGCGTACGCGACGATCGCTTCCGACGGCGGCGACCACCACGCCGGCCGGGGCGGCGCCGGGGCCGTGATGGGCGCCAAGCGGCTGAAAGCCGTCGTCGTCCACGGCGACTCGCCCGAACCGACGCCGGAACTCGCCGAACTCCGGCAGCGGTACGACGACGCCTACCGCGACGACGACACCGGCCGCTGGCAGGCCGCCGGCGAGACGGTCGAGAGCGTCGACTTCGCCAACGAGGTTGGCGTCCTTTCCACCCGCGGCTGGCAGGCCGGCACGTTCGACGACGCCGCCGATATCGGCGTCGAGGCGGTTCGCGAGGCGTCGACGGGCCGGGAGAACGAGAGCGACGCGGTGCCCGGCGGCTTCCGTGTCGAGGCCGCGGACGGCGAGTCGGAGTCGGTGCCACGGGGCGGCGCCCTCATGTCGCTCGGCGCCGGCCTCGGGGTCGACGACTTCGACGACGTGGCCCGTCTCGGAGCCACCTGTGATCTGCTGGGGATGGACGCCATCAGCGCCGGCAACGCCGTCGCGTGGGCGATGCGGGCGGCGGACGCCGACGCTGTCGACTTCGAGGTCGCTGACCTCGCGTTCGGCGACGCCGACGCCGCCGAGGCGTTGCTGACGGCCATCGCCGCCCGCTCGACGACCCTCGGCGATACGCTCGCCGACGGCGTCGACGCCGCCCGCGAGCGCTACGGCGCCGGGACGGTGCCGACGGTGAAGTCGATGGAGCTTCCGGCCTACGATCCCCGCGGCGCCGCGGGGATGGCGCTCGCGTACGCCACCAGCGACCGTGGCGGCTGTCACCGCCGCGCCCGGCCGGTCGAGCGCGAGGCGTTCGCCCGCGACGAGTGGACGACCGCCGACCGCGTCGCTACCGTCGTGGGCGCACAGAACGTCCGCTCGACGCTCTGGAGCCTCGTCGTCGACGACTTCGCCGGCGAGACCATGTGGGAGGACCTCGGCGCCGAGTGGCTGTCGGCCGTCGGCCTCGACTACGACCGCGACTCGCTGGCGACGCTCGGCGAACGCGTCTGGACGCTCGTCCGCCTGTTCAACGTCCGCGAGGGCTTTGCCCGCGCGGACGACTCCCTGCCCGAACTGTTCGAAGACCCGCTCCCCGACGGCCCGGCCGCCGGCCGCACCGTCGACCGCGAGGCGTTCGATGCCATGCTCGACGCCTACTACGCCGCCCGTGGCTGGTCGCCCGACGGCCGCCCCACGGCCGAGACGGTCGATCGGCTTGGGCTCACCGCGGTCGTCGACGACCAAACGCCACTCGGCGCGGCGGCCGCCCGGACCGATTCCGACTCCGACCACACTCCGTGA
- a CDS encoding ubiquitin-like small modifier protein 1 gives MDLQLRFFATFREAVGQKTLDHEFEDGATVGEILRTLESKYDGLEGQLLDDQGDLQPNLNILKNGREVLHMDGTETVMADGDTLSIFPPVAGGA, from the coding sequence ATGGATCTGCAACTACGATTTTTCGCGACGTTCCGCGAAGCAGTCGGCCAGAAGACCCTCGATCACGAGTTCGAGGACGGTGCGACCGTCGGGGAAATCCTCCGCACCCTCGAATCGAAGTACGACGGGCTCGAAGGACAACTGCTCGACGACCAGGGCGATCTGCAGCCGAATCTAAATATCCTGAAAAACGGTCGGGAAGTACTGCATATGGACGGAACCGAGACGGTGATGGCGGACGGGGACACGCTGTCCATCTTCCCGCCGGTGGCTGGAGGGGCATGA